One Halosegnis longus DNA window includes the following coding sequences:
- a CDS encoding GNAT family N-acetyltransferase has translation MELLPLAPNTPHFHAALRLYEAIHGERPASTEPRFRAHADHTGYRGFVALDGQEVVGFTYGHDSKAGRDYHDQLHADMPRSVATEWLTDTFELVELGVAPARRRTGLGTRLVDRLLEGVTRRRVILTTESDNHAAQSFYEQTGWEAVHEPFVVSGVDMTVYGRRLA, from the coding sequence ATGGAACTTCTCCCGCTCGCTCCAAACACCCCACACTTTCACGCCGCGTTGCGGCTCTACGAGGCGATTCACGGCGAGCGGCCGGCCAGCACGGAGCCGCGATTCCGCGCACACGCCGACCACACCGGCTACCGCGGCTTCGTCGCCCTCGACGGCCAGGAGGTCGTCGGCTTCACCTACGGCCACGACTCGAAGGCGGGCCGCGACTACCACGACCAGCTTCACGCGGATATGCCGCGGTCGGTCGCGACGGAGTGGCTCACCGACACCTTCGAACTCGTGGAGCTGGGCGTCGCGCCCGCCCGCCGCCGCACCGGCCTCGGAACCCGGCTCGTCGACCGACTGCTCGAGGGTGTCACCCGCAGGCGAGTCATCCTCACCACCGAGTCGGACAACCACGCCGCACAGTCGTTCTACGAGCAGACCGGCTGGGAGGCGGTCCACGAGCCGTTCGTCGTTTCCGGCGTCGACATGACCGTCTACGGCCGGCGACTCGCCTGA
- a CDS encoding peptidylprolyl isomerase, translated as MENHERADPENPTVTFHTTHGDITVELFADRAPKTVENFLGLARHEPAADAPPAPETDTWKDPESGEVRGDSLYAGVPFHRIIEGFMIQGGDPTGTGRGGPGYQFDDEFHDDLTHDGPGLLSMANSGPNTNGSQFFITLDAQPHLDGKHAVFGQVIDGMDVVEELGSLPTDRQDQPQEDAEIEAVSVEA; from the coding sequence ATGGAAAACCACGAGCGTGCCGACCCGGAGAATCCGACGGTCACCTTCCACACGACCCACGGCGACATCACGGTCGAGCTGTTTGCCGACCGCGCGCCGAAGACGGTCGAGAACTTCCTCGGGCTCGCCCGCCACGAGCCGGCCGCCGACGCGCCGCCGGCCCCGGAGACGGACACCTGGAAAGACCCCGAGTCCGGCGAGGTGCGGGGCGACTCGCTGTACGCCGGCGTGCCGTTCCACCGCATCATCGAGGGGTTCATGATTCAGGGCGGTGACCCGACCGGCACCGGCCGCGGCGGGCCCGGCTACCAGTTCGACGACGAGTTCCACGACGACCTGACCCACGACGGGCCGGGGCTGCTGTCGATGGCGAACTCCGGGCCGAACACCAACGGCTCGCAGTTCTTCATCACGCTGGACGCCCAGCCGCACCTCGACGGCAAACACGCCGTCTTCGGGCAAGTCATCGACGGGATGGACGTTGTCGAGGAGCTCGGTTCGCTCCCGACTGACCGACAGGACCAGCCACAGGAGGACGCCGAAATCGAAGCCGTCTCCGTCGAAGCCTAA
- a CDS encoding redoxin domain-containing protein, producing MVATDDTAPRFEATIANGEVEAFSLEDALGDGPVVLAFFPGAFTPPCSNEMVALEDHADDFGDARVLGVSADSAFSLNAFRDEYDLSFDLVSDMSREVIEAYDLRIDIEDLGLFGVANRAVFVLDSEGTVTYTWTTDDPTVEPDYEELVEAVAAA from the coding sequence ATGGTTGCTACCGACGACACTGCACCACGATTCGAGGCGACGATTGCAAACGGCGAGGTCGAGGCGTTCTCGCTCGAAGACGCGCTCGGCGACGGGCCGGTCGTGTTGGCCTTCTTCCCCGGCGCGTTCACGCCGCCGTGCTCGAACGAGATGGTCGCGCTCGAAGACCACGCCGACGACTTCGGCGACGCGCGCGTGCTGGGCGTCAGCGCCGACTCCGCCTTCTCGCTGAACGCCTTCCGCGACGAGTACGACCTCTCGTTCGATTTGGTGTCGGACATGTCCCGGGAGGTCATCGAGGCGTACGACCTCCGTATCGACATCGAGGACCTCGGGCTGTTCGGGGTCGCGAACCGCGCCGTCTTCGTGCTCGACAGCGAGGGAACCGTCACCTACACGTGGACGACGGACGACCCGACGGTCGAACCCGACTACGAGGAACTGGTCGAGGCCGTCGCGGCGGCGTAG
- the cas8b gene encoding type I-B CRISPR-associated protein Cas8b/Csh1, protein MLSPEAFADAYDDETLHEELPDSPVGSLRDLQYLYGKLYTLATTGGGEYAPYLTPDAAEDLIDTDRSLVVVRVDLSGEEPRLADDDRGPVWITRYTDDLVTKVAHCYFANKGAGIDHSITHKSGQRKSPEKLGKYATDRLTRWPTEDAVAELAGEHDDGWIINKLAAAGESEELVQNVKQEVKRQLDGEKTTAVLTVQIRREEDGEYLWPGELDVIMEGMRRQRLSKLVTKNKADDSSGEATDIVTGAKTRTVGTADDPQNYFLGKQREKFPGLDIEQAWRSHPISEDAAVTVMNADAFTDACSFYALGARVFYLPYPFGTITPEGARDLYRLLYAILDHDGLNPVEKAYDKTREGERVFGDGSELRFYVSAVLAHQTSRYDVVGETLNGKLFYPRHLAQTHNQVVKTEPFLDSEWTAPFPTNENWALLSGSDEQLGSVTGGWYFTQTFADHDDDEAEEDDPRIDALVAVLSGESIAVEQLLDEYTDRITTETNDEDREFPSFLVASQFAQLCALANDELNLLSTTDDAKESITREPAYEKPPMETVEDILPDGGNPGEAKLESFIEQTPAIAPTEDGDDTTDQRRGAFLLGALVGAVGNYQGYDLGRSTTLIDQFPVKSITQTRIKKVTQEAIGKTVTYTREEGRTVTKFSHIVERLRETVLNPEPDEWVLDTDDLRFYYALGVTYGMNDRATSNNEDT, encoded by the coding sequence ATGCTTTCGCCTGAGGCGTTCGCCGACGCGTACGACGACGAGACGCTCCATGAGGAGCTGCCGGATTCACCGGTCGGCTCGCTGCGCGACCTCCAGTATCTGTACGGGAAACTCTACACGCTCGCTACGACCGGCGGCGGCGAGTACGCGCCGTATCTGACTCCCGACGCGGCGGAGGACCTCATCGACACCGACCGCAGTCTCGTCGTCGTCCGCGTGGACCTCTCCGGCGAGGAGCCGCGGCTTGCAGACGATGACCGTGGACCGGTGTGGATTACGCGATACACCGACGACCTCGTGACGAAGGTCGCCCACTGCTATTTCGCGAACAAGGGAGCAGGAATCGACCACAGTATTACCCACAAATCTGGCCAGAGAAAGTCTCCTGAGAAGCTCGGAAAATATGCGACTGACCGCCTTACCAGATGGCCGACAGAGGATGCAGTAGCCGAGCTTGCTGGGGAACATGACGACGGCTGGATTATAAATAAACTGGCAGCAGCCGGAGAGTCAGAAGAGCTTGTCCAGAACGTCAAGCAGGAAGTCAAGCGACAGCTCGATGGAGAGAAGACAACAGCGGTACTTACCGTCCAAATCCGACGCGAAGAGGATGGCGAATATCTGTGGCCCGGCGAGTTGGACGTAATAATGGAGGGAATGCGCCGACAGCGGCTCTCGAAGCTCGTCACCAAGAACAAGGCCGACGACTCTTCGGGCGAGGCGACAGACATCGTCACCGGCGCGAAGACCCGCACGGTCGGGACCGCAGACGACCCACAGAACTACTTCCTCGGCAAACAACGCGAGAAGTTCCCCGGACTCGACATCGAGCAGGCGTGGCGCAGCCACCCAATCTCGGAGGATGCCGCCGTGACGGTGATGAACGCAGACGCATTCACCGACGCGTGTTCCTTCTACGCGCTCGGCGCGCGGGTGTTTTATCTTCCGTACCCGTTCGGAACCATCACGCCCGAAGGGGCGCGTGACCTCTACCGACTGCTCTACGCGATTCTCGACCACGATGGACTGAACCCCGTCGAGAAGGCGTACGACAAGACGCGGGAAGGCGAACGTGTGTTCGGCGACGGGTCGGAGCTTCGATTCTACGTCTCGGCCGTGCTCGCACACCAAACCTCACGGTACGACGTGGTCGGCGAGACGCTGAACGGGAAGCTGTTCTACCCACGCCATCTCGCACAGACCCACAATCAGGTCGTGAAGACGGAGCCGTTTCTCGATAGCGAGTGGACCGCGCCGTTCCCGACGAACGAGAACTGGGCGCTGCTGTCGGGGAGCGACGAGCAGCTCGGCTCGGTCACGGGCGGCTGGTACTTCACGCAGACGTTCGCCGACCACGACGACGACGAGGCCGAGGAGGACGACCCGCGCATCGACGCGCTCGTCGCCGTACTGAGCGGCGAGTCGATCGCCGTCGAGCAGCTGCTCGATGAGTACACCGACCGTATCACGACCGAGACGAACGACGAGGACCGCGAGTTCCCGTCGTTTCTCGTCGCGAGCCAGTTCGCACAGCTGTGTGCGCTGGCGAACGACGAGCTGAATCTGCTCTCGACGACCGACGATGCGAAGGAATCGATCACCCGCGAACCAGCCTACGAGAAGCCACCAATGGAAACAGTCGAAGATATCCTACCTGACGGGGGGAACCCCGGGGAAGCCAAACTCGAATCGTTCATCGAACAGACACCCGCCATCGCGCCGACTGAAGACGGCGACGACACGACCGACCAGCGCCGGGGGGCGTTCTTACTCGGCGCGCTCGTCGGCGCGGTCGGGAACTATCAGGGGTACGACCTCGGACGTTCGACCACGCTCATCGATCAGTTCCCCGTGAAATCCATCACCCAGACGCGAATCAAGAAGGTGACACAGGAGGCTATCGGCAAGACGGTCACCTACACCCGCGAGGAGGGCCGGACGGTGACGAAGTTCAGCCACATCGTCGAACGGCTCCGCGAGACGGTGTTAAACCCCGAGCCCGACGAGTGGGTGCTCGACACTGACGACCTACGCTTCTACTACGCACTCGGCGTCACCTACGGCATGAACGACCGCGCGACCAGCAACAACGAGGACACCTAA
- a CDS encoding anthranilate phosphoribosyltransferase translates to MATTDATEEEWPLVRLMTEVVGSGHKSADDMTRAQASQAFRRILDGDPDQTTLGAFWLANRWKRNTPEELGAFVDEMAADTQTAAPECDPVDCGANYDGKGRTAILGVAAGLVAAAAGTPVVVHSGDRVPTQKQDAYKHVLDELGVETDLTPADSAAMTDEVGFGFYYQPNFAPAIDALSDRRAAMGVRTFVNTIETLANPAEASTHLGSFYHLPYAVRIIETFQEARSSDVERVLMFQGMEGYDDIRPGSTTVAEWSGGDVDDFTIETPDYGMDFEEETLGVEDVAGESAAITETVLSGEREDAFADAVALNAALRIYAGEDADSIEDGLDQAREAIDSGAAADRLDALRAF, encoded by the coding sequence ATGGCTACCACGGACGCGACCGAGGAGGAGTGGCCGCTCGTCCGACTGATGACGGAGGTCGTCGGCTCGGGCCACAAATCCGCAGACGACATGACACGCGCGCAGGCCAGCCAGGCGTTCCGCCGGATTCTCGACGGCGACCCCGACCAGACGACGCTGGGCGCGTTCTGGCTCGCCAACCGCTGGAAGCGCAACACGCCCGAGGAGCTGGGCGCGTTCGTCGACGAGATGGCCGCCGACACCCAGACCGCCGCGCCCGAGTGTGACCCCGTCGACTGCGGCGCGAACTACGACGGGAAAGGTCGCACCGCGATTCTCGGTGTCGCCGCCGGACTCGTCGCCGCGGCCGCCGGCACGCCCGTCGTCGTCCACTCCGGCGACCGCGTGCCGACGCAGAAACAGGACGCCTACAAGCACGTCCTTGATGAACTCGGCGTCGAGACCGACCTCACGCCTGCTGATTCCGCCGCCATGACCGACGAGGTCGGCTTCGGCTTCTACTACCAGCCGAACTTCGCGCCGGCGATTGACGCCCTCTCCGACCGCCGCGCCGCGATGGGCGTCCGCACCTTCGTCAACACCATCGAGACGCTGGCGAATCCCGCCGAGGCGTCGACGCATCTCGGCTCCTTCTATCATCTCCCCTACGCCGTCCGCATCATCGAGACGTTCCAGGAAGCGCGCTCGTCGGACGTGGAGCGCGTCCTGATGTTCCAGGGGATGGAAGGGTACGACGACATCCGACCGGGGTCGACGACCGTCGCCGAGTGGTCCGGCGGCGACGTGGACGACTTCACCATCGAAACGCCCGACTACGGGATGGACTTCGAGGAGGAGACGCTCGGCGTCGAGGACGTGGCCGGCGAGTCCGCCGCCATCACCGAGACCGTGCTCTCGGGCGAGCGCGAGGACGCCTTCGCCGACGCGGTCGCGCTCAACGCCGCGCTCCGCATCTACGCCGGCGAGGACGCCGACTCCATCGAGGACGGACTCGACCAGGCGCGCGAGGCAATCGACTCCGGCGCGGCCGCCGACCGACTCGACGCACTGCGCGCGTTCTGA
- a CDS encoding FxsA family protein — MKIDFRVIALLLLVPLLDAMLLAVLATRLSLVAIVALVVLTALVGMVLVRAEGRRTLARLQRKLATGEMPTNEVVDGALLLVAGAMFLTPGLVTDFVALLLALPPTRYPARIVVKKYVVTPYLDAKTGGFATGNVYMGGFPNDGDGSAGPGAGTGPGGGAGPGAGSQSTDGDTIDMDGDEYRNVDDDR; from the coding sequence ATGAAGATTGACTTCCGGGTCATCGCGCTCCTGCTGTTGGTGCCGCTGTTGGACGCGATGCTGCTTGCCGTCCTCGCGACCCGTCTCTCCCTGGTCGCTATCGTCGCGCTGGTCGTCCTGACGGCACTCGTCGGGATGGTGCTCGTGCGCGCGGAGGGGAGACGCACGCTCGCCCGCCTCCAGCGGAAGCTCGCGACCGGCGAGATGCCGACGAACGAAGTGGTCGACGGCGCGCTCCTGTTGGTCGCCGGCGCGATGTTCCTCACCCCCGGGCTGGTCACCGACTTCGTCGCGCTGCTGTTGGCGCTGCCGCCGACCCGGTATCCGGCTCGCATCGTCGTGAAGAAGTACGTCGTCACGCCGTATCTCGACGCCAAGACCGGCGGCTTCGCCACCGGCAACGTCTACATGGGTGGGTTCCCGAACGACGGCGACGGGAGCGCAGGACCCGGCGCTGGCACCGGTCCCGGCGGCGGAGCCGGCCCCGGAGCAGGGTCGCAATCGACGGACGGAGACACGATAGACATGGACGGCGACGAGTACCGAAACGTCGACGACGACCGATAG
- the ahbB gene encoding siroheme decarboxylase subunit beta, with protein sequence MSQQADWRVGLDATDAALIDEYQSGFPVTERPFRVLAEELGIEESDTLDRVRRLREDGIFRRFGAVLNPPVIGSSTLAAVSAPDGRFDEVADTINSHRQVNHNYRRDHEWNMWFVVTASDRDTRDEILADIETETGCEVLNLPMLTDYYIDLEFPVVNEDRFARESLTETEVSATRISEQATGDLSALDRRLLLAIQDGFPLSLTPYADIAADLDVDVASVLDSVERLRENGCIKRIGCVVNHVVTGFDSNCMVVWNVPDDKLDEYGERVGSLPYVTLCYHRPRRPEQGWEYNLFTMVHGRDSAAVDSVIDELASEYLPVPHERLYSTATLKQTGAQYERLVETE encoded by the coding sequence ATGAGCCAGCAGGCTGACTGGCGTGTCGGACTCGACGCCACCGACGCCGCCCTCATCGACGAGTACCAGAGCGGCTTTCCCGTCACCGAACGCCCGTTTCGCGTCCTCGCCGAGGAGCTCGGTATCGAGGAGTCGGATACGCTCGACCGCGTCCGGCGGCTCCGCGAGGACGGAATCTTCCGCCGCTTCGGCGCGGTGTTGAATCCGCCCGTCATCGGCTCCTCCACGCTCGCGGCCGTCAGCGCACCCGACGGGCGCTTCGATGAAGTCGCCGACACCATCAACAGCCACCGGCAGGTGAACCACAACTACCGACGGGACCACGAGTGGAACATGTGGTTCGTCGTCACCGCGAGCGACCGCGACACCCGCGATGAGATTCTGGCCGACATCGAGACCGAGACCGGCTGTGAGGTCCTGAATCTCCCGATGTTGACCGATTACTACATCGACCTCGAGTTCCCGGTGGTCAACGAGGACCGGTTCGCCCGCGAGTCGCTGACCGAGACCGAGGTGAGCGCGACCCGCATCTCCGAGCAGGCCACCGGCGACCTCTCCGCGCTCGACCGTCGCCTCCTGCTCGCGATTCAGGACGGCTTTCCGCTGTCGCTGACGCCGTACGCCGACATCGCCGCCGACCTCGACGTCGACGTGGCGTCGGTGCTCGACAGCGTCGAACGCCTGCGCGAGAACGGCTGTATCAAGCGCATCGGCTGTGTCGTCAACCACGTCGTCACCGGCTTCGACAGCAACTGCATGGTCGTCTGGAACGTCCCCGACGACAAGCTCGACGAGTACGGCGAGCGCGTCGGCAGCCTCCCGTACGTCACCCTCTGTTATCACCGCCCGCGCCGGCCCGAACAGGGCTGGGAGTACAATCTGTTCACGATGGTCCACGGGCGCGATTCGGCGGCCGTGGATTCGGTCATCGACGAGCTCGCGAGCGAGTATCTCCCCGTCCCCCACGAACGACTCTACTCGACGGCGACGCTCAAACAGACCGGCGCGCAGTACGAGCGGCTCGTCGAGACGGAGTAA
- the acs gene encoding acetate--CoA ligase, which yields MPSDDTADVQLESRLREQEYFRPPPEFVGQANATDRDIYDEVGEFPEGFDRYAELLDWDERWDQTFDGSNPPFFEWFVGGKLNAAHNCVDRHLDERKNQTAILWEGSDGEQVNLTYQDLYRRVNETAAALRAQGVEEDDVVTIHLPMVPALPITMLACARIGAPHSVVFAGFSAQALAERTDSADSDYIVTIDGYYRRGEFLDHVEKTDEALEQTERDPDVLAWLRHDEPQADVSDDYVRMADLLDEHAGARVDPVSRDAEDPLFLMYTSGTTGKPKGCQHRTGGYLAYTAATSKNVLDIEPGDTYWCAADIGWITGHSYIVYGPLALGTTSVMYEDTPDHPHKGRIWEIAEKYDVDIFHTSPTAVRMFMKWGEEYPEAYDFDFRHMTTVGEPIQPEAWLWYYKHIGDEDAVIVDTWWQTETGGHLLTNLPALDDMKPGSAGRACPGIEPALVGDDGETLPEASGQAGNLIIERPWPSMLQTLYGNDERFIDTYWAEFSDTDSDDWRDWNYKAGDGAVQSQDGYWRVLGRLDDVMNVAGHRLGTMELESAVSEVEKVAEAAVAAREDAQKGEVPDVYAVLREGIEESESVREEIIRAVEDEIGKFARPANVIFVDDLPKTRSGKIMRRILENISNEEKLGNTTTLRDPSVPEQIRDELAEK from the coding sequence ATGCCCAGTGATGACACGGCAGACGTACAGTTGGAGTCGCGGCTGCGCGAACAGGAGTACTTCCGCCCGCCGCCGGAGTTCGTCGGCCAGGCCAACGCGACCGATCGCGACATCTACGACGAGGTGGGCGAGTTTCCCGAGGGGTTCGACCGCTACGCCGAACTGCTCGACTGGGACGAACGCTGGGACCAGACGTTCGACGGTTCGAATCCCCCCTTCTTCGAGTGGTTCGTCGGCGGGAAGCTGAACGCCGCCCACAACTGCGTCGACCGCCACCTCGACGAGCGGAAAAACCAGACCGCCATCCTCTGGGAGGGGTCGGACGGCGAGCAGGTGAATCTCACCTATCAGGACCTCTACCGCCGGGTGAACGAGACGGCTGCCGCCCTCCGGGCACAAGGGGTCGAGGAGGACGACGTGGTGACCATCCATCTGCCGATGGTGCCCGCGCTCCCGATTACGATGCTCGCGTGTGCCCGTATCGGCGCACCCCACTCGGTCGTGTTCGCCGGCTTCTCCGCGCAGGCGCTCGCCGAGCGCACCGACTCCGCCGACTCTGATTACATCGTCACCATCGACGGCTACTACCGCCGCGGTGAGTTCCTAGACCACGTCGAGAAGACGGACGAGGCGCTCGAACAGACCGAGCGCGACCCCGACGTGCTGGCGTGGCTGCGCCACGACGAACCGCAGGCCGACGTGTCGGACGACTACGTCCGGATGGCCGACCTGCTCGACGAGCACGCCGGCGCGCGCGTCGACCCCGTCTCCCGCGATGCAGAGGACCCGCTTTTCCTGATGTACACCTCCGGCACGACGGGGAAACCGAAGGGGTGTCAACACCGAACCGGCGGCTATCTCGCCTACACCGCCGCCACCTCCAAGAACGTCCTCGATATCGAGCCGGGCGACACCTACTGGTGTGCGGCCGACATCGGCTGGATTACCGGCCACTCGTACATCGTCTACGGCCCGCTCGCGCTCGGGACGACCAGCGTGATGTACGAGGACACTCCCGACCATCCCCACAAGGGTCGCATCTGGGAGATCGCCGAGAAGTACGACGTGGATATCTTCCACACCTCGCCGACGGCGGTCCGGATGTTCATGAAGTGGGGCGAGGAGTACCCCGAGGCGTACGACTTCGACTTCCGGCACATGACGACGGTCGGCGAGCCGATTCAGCCGGAGGCGTGGCTCTGGTACTACAAACACATCGGCGACGAGGACGCCGTCATCGTGGACACGTGGTGGCAAACTGAGACGGGTGGCCACCTGCTCACGAATCTCCCCGCGCTAGACGACATGAAACCCGGCTCCGCGGGACGGGCCTGTCCGGGTATCGAGCCGGCGCTCGTCGGCGACGACGGCGAGACGCTCCCCGAGGCGTCGGGGCAGGCCGGCAACCTCATCATCGAGCGGCCGTGGCCGTCGATGCTCCAGACGCTGTACGGCAACGACGAGCGGTTCATCGACACCTACTGGGCGGAGTTTTCCGACACGGACTCCGACGACTGGCGCGACTGGAACTACAAGGCCGGCGACGGGGCGGTCCAGTCACAGGACGGCTACTGGCGCGTCCTCGGGCGATTGGACGACGTGATGAACGTCGCCGGCCACCGGCTCGGCACGATGGAACTCGAATCGGCCGTCTCGGAGGTCGAGAAGGTGGCGGAGGCCGCCGTCGCCGCCCGCGAGGACGCCCAGAAGGGCGAGGTACCCGACGTGTACGCCGTCCTGCGCGAGGGTATCGAGGAGAGCGAGTCGGTGCGTGAAGAAATTATCCGCGCCGTCGAAGACGAGATTGGAAAGTTCGCGCGCCCGGCGAACGTCATCTTCGTCGACGACCTGCCGAAGACGCGTTCGGGGAAGATTATGCGTCGCATCCTGGAAAACATCTCCAACGAGGAGAAGCTGGGCAACACGACGACGCTGCGTGACCCGTCGGTTCCGGAGCAAATCCGGGACGAACTGGCCGAGAAGTAA
- the cas6 gene encoding CRISPR-associated endoribonuclease Cas6 codes for MRLLISLEADADAEYKTSYHHKLRGRLWRALDGTEYGAEHDDAPTGLAFSNIFPWDEIAEGDERSLLVASPREELLATMAESLKRNPEFNVGDMPFTVTDLAPVEPDVGEPGTRGVIETATGVVIRLYDERREAYGIDSESGSPTYWQPEHGLEPVRDALDANLARKHDRFAPDYVPSPTDVGETLFDGYELLKTYALPTTVTTGVEIQLVVSKWRFDYRVRDDTHRRHLNLALDTGIGGRNGLGFGFVNIVERTRPGETELEGLDAFA; via the coding sequence ATGCGGCTGCTGATTTCACTCGAAGCCGACGCCGACGCCGAGTACAAAACGAGCTACCACCACAAGCTTCGCGGGCGGCTCTGGCGGGCCCTTGACGGGACAGAGTACGGGGCCGAACACGACGACGCGCCGACCGGACTCGCGTTCTCGAACATCTTCCCGTGGGACGAAATCGCGGAGGGTGACGAACGGTCGCTGCTCGTCGCCTCGCCGCGTGAGGAGTTGCTCGCGACGATGGCGGAGTCGCTCAAGCGGAATCCGGAGTTCAATGTCGGTGATATGCCGTTTACCGTGACCGACCTCGCACCCGTCGAGCCGGACGTCGGAGAGCCGGGGACGCGAGGAGTCATCGAGACGGCAACCGGCGTCGTGATTCGGCTCTACGACGAGCGCCGGGAGGCGTACGGTATCGACAGCGAGTCGGGGTCGCCGACGTACTGGCAACCCGAACACGGGTTGGAGCCGGTGCGCGACGCGCTGGACGCGAACCTCGCGCGCAAACACGACCGATTCGCCCCCGACTACGTCCCGAGTCCGACCGACGTGGGCGAGACGCTGTTTGATGGCTACGAGCTACTCAAGACGTACGCACTCCCGACGACCGTGACGACGGGCGTCGAAATTCAGTTGGTCGTCTCGAAGTGGCGGTTCGACTACCGCGTTCGCGACGACACCCACCGTCGCCACCTGAATCTCGCCCTCGACACCGGGATCGGGGGGCGCAACGGGCTCGGCTTCGGCTTCGTCAACATCGTGGAGCGAACCCGACCCGGCGAGACGGAGTTGGAGGGGTTGGATGCTTTCGCCTGA
- a CDS encoding ribbon-helix-helix domain-containing protein, producing the protein MSKQIEANPSRISFAPGRVDAQKLDEIADELGYESRADFIRDTLANRIATHTEASPSATLHQPDNDELADAYDKLLDLSDHPRGSRAIGVEEARDQLWTQRCPKTAVKDRLLRPLAEGGFIAVAGGQIHVRRRTEEQVAQAEQEGDATLNKLKTTSPSPPPSETRTPEQEHIAKYQRGNLNVPFRLGAWVASQVVWTEADR; encoded by the coding sequence ATGAGCAAGCAAATCGAGGCGAACCCGTCGCGCATCTCATTCGCGCCGGGACGGGTCGACGCTCAGAAACTCGACGAAATCGCCGACGAACTCGGCTACGAGTCGCGGGCCGACTTCATCCGTGACACGCTCGCCAACCGTATCGCCACCCACACCGAAGCCAGCCCGTCCGCGACACTGCACCAGCCCGACAACGACGAGCTGGCCGACGCGTACGACAAGCTGCTCGACCTCTCCGACCACCCGCGCGGTTCCCGGGCAATCGGTGTTGAGGAAGCACGAGACCAGCTATGGACGCAACGCTGTCCGAAGACGGCCGTCAAGGACCGACTGCTTCGGCCGCTCGCCGAGGGCGGTTTCATCGCTGTCGCCGGAGGGCAGATTCACGTCCGTCGCCGAACAGAGGAGCAGGTCGCACAGGCCGAACAGGAGGGAGACGCGACGCTCAACAAGCTCAAAACTACCTCGCCGTCTCCTCCACCGAGTGAGACCCGCACGCCTGAGCAAGAGCACATCGCGAAGTACCAGCGCGGAAACCTCAACGTCCCCTTCCGACTCGGCGCATGGGTCGCGTCTCAAGTCGTCTGGACGGAGGCAGACCGATGA